The Triticum dicoccoides isolate Atlit2015 ecotype Zavitan chromosome 6A, WEW_v2.0, whole genome shotgun sequence genome has a window encoding:
- the LOC119318993 gene encoding probable xyloglucan endotransglucosylase/hydrolase protein 30, producing the protein MSRLASALLALATAAAVAVAVAARPAVDVTATVAFGEGYTPLFGFDNILRSADDRTVSLLLDRTTGSGFISSAMYQHGFFSASIKLPSDYTAGVVVAFYTSNGDVFPKTHDELDFEFLGNIRGKPWRMQTNMYGNGSVSRGREERYVLPFDPTTEFHRYSILWARDAVVFYVDDVPVRHLRHARAGRDFPAKPMSLYATVWDASNWATSGGRYRVDYHYGPFVASFTDLALAGCRASSPTEEGCADALAASDPAVMTLAKQQAMRQFRERNMVYSYCYDTRRYPVPFPECDLVESERSRFKDSGHRLALRRRRVGRRPPNKADM; encoded by the exons ATGTCGCGGTTGGCGTCGGCGCTGCTTGCCCTGGCGACGGCGgccgcggtggcggtggcggtggcggcgcggccggCGGTGGACGTGACCGCGACGGTGGCCTTCGGGGAGGGCTACACGCCGCTCTTCGGCTTCGACAACATCCTCCGCTCCGCCGACGACCGCACCGTCAGCCTCCTCCTCGACCGCACCACCG GGTCGGGGTTCATCTCGTCGGCCATGTACCAGCACGGCTTCTTCAGCGCGTCCATCAAGCTGCCGTCCGACTACACGGCGGGGGTGGTGGTGGCGTTCTACACGTCCAACGGCGACGTGTTCCCCAAGACGCACGACGAGCTGGACTTCGAGTTCCTGGGCAACATCCGGGGCAAGCCGTGGCGGATGCAGACCAACATGTACGGCAACGGCAGCGTCAGCCGGGGCCGGGAGGAGCGCTACGTGCTGCCCTTCGACCCCACCACCGAGTTCCACCGCTACTCCATCCTCTGGGCGCGCGACGCCGTCGTCTTCTACGTCGACGACGTGCCCGTGCGCCACCTGCGCCACGCCCGCGCCGGCCGCGACTTCCCGGCCAAGCCCATGTCGCTCTACGCCACCGTCTGGGACGCCTCCAACTGGGCCACCTCCGGCGGCCGCTACCGCGTAGACTACCACTACGGGCCCTTCGTCGCCTCCTTCACCGACCTCGCCCTCGCCGGTTGCCGCGCCTCCTCCCCCACGGAAGAAGGCTGCGCCGACGCGCTGGCCGCGTCCGACCCCGCCGTCATGACGCTCGCCAAGCAGCAGGCCATGCGCCAGTTCAGGGAGCGCAACATGGTCTACTCATACTGCTACGACACCAGGCGCTACCCCGTGCCCTTCCCGGAGTGCGACCTCGTCGAGTCGGAGCGGAGCAGGTTCAAGGACAGCGGCCACCGGCTCGCGCTCAGGCGCCGCCGCGTCGGCCGCCGGCCGCCCAACAAGGCCGACATGTAG